One Dromiciops gliroides isolate mDroGli1 chromosome 3, mDroGli1.pri, whole genome shotgun sequence DNA segment encodes these proteins:
- the RAB9A gene encoding ras-related protein Rab-9A — translation MAGKSSLFKVILLGDGGVGKSSLMNRYVTNKFESQLFHTIGVEFLNKDLEVDGHFVTMQIWDTAGQERFRSLRTPFYRGSDCCLLTFSVDDSQSFQNLGNWKKEFIYYADVKDPESFPFVILGNKIDISERQVSTEEAQAWCRDNGNYPYFETSAKDSINVAAAFEEAVRRILATEDRSDHFIQTDTVNLHRKPKPSSSCC, via the coding sequence ATGGCAGGAAaatcatcactttttaaagtaatTCTCCTTGGAGATGGTGGCGTTGGGAAAAGCTCACTTATGAATCGATATGTCACTAACAAATTTGAGAGCCAGTTATTCCACACAATAGGTGtggaatttttaaataaagacttGGAAGTGGATGGACATTTTGTAACCATGCAGATTTGGGACACAGCAGGTCAAGAACGCTTTAGAAGCCTGCGaacaccattttacagaggtTCTGACTGTTGCCTTCTTACTTTCAGTGTAGATGACTCTCAGAGTTTCCAGAACTTGGGCAACTGGAAGAAAGAATTCATTTACTATGCAGATGTCAAAGATCCTGAAAGCTTTCCTTTTGTGATTTTGGGTAACAAGATTGACATAAGTGAGAGACAAGTTTCTACAGAAGAAGCCCAGGCCTGGTGCAGGGACAACGGCAACTATCCTTACTTTGAAACAAGTGCAAAAGATTCCATAAATGTTGCAGCAGCTTTTGAGGAAGCTGTTAGAAGAATTCTTGCTACTGAGGATAGGTCAGATCACTTTATTCAGACAGATACAGTCAATCTTCACCGAAAGCCTAAACCCAGTTCATCTTGTTGTTGA